The following are encoded in a window of Panicum virgatum strain AP13 chromosome 5N, P.virgatum_v5, whole genome shotgun sequence genomic DNA:
- the LOC120672825 gene encoding uncharacterized protein LOC120672825, producing the protein MSAPPEAAESSRARQQPEEPSDESPQRCRWVALSTITGGPHRPGDERHRRILRGRDLLLDLHDPPRASTLVLRANLTSFIPIILVADSSSARLLVKAAWGSARINRPEYFLCDARSRTAQRLPAVPSSELGGPDACPLGGLDLCPRRSIGLIADPDRTGHFMIAQLHPAPATRHGFILFYSTATRRWATKQLASAPEHKRWGAHGVLAHDGLLWWVDVAYGMVVCNPFDDAPHLRLVPLPEGCALQGVEVERNNFHGWQRTREFLDQRRFIRPSEGKLRYVEILGFNYDTAAAAAEPPNDPTAGPNPTNTWELEYEAPFAEIWAHDSYVAAGLPPDKVPNLALVDPDNHGVAYFFHGTRLFGLDVRARRVVACDECVIDDAPIDMVEGGYLSSRFVEAWVPPEPGTSTYMIHTHTGFIIIHAHSLLDYFPMNLTPQILRYNEEKDRKVIDYVEDWLSHIEWTNQDVVG; encoded by the exons ATGTCGGCGCCGCCCGAAGCCGCCGAGTCCTCGCGCGCTCGCCAGCAGCCGGAGGAGCCGTCCGACGAGTCGCCTCAGCGCTGCCGGTGGGTGGCCCTCTCTACCATCACAGGCGGGCCGCACCGCCCCGGGGACGAGCGGCACCGCCGCATCCTCCGCGGCCGCGACCTCCTGCTCGACCTCCACgacccgccgcgcgcctccaccCTGGTGCTGCGCGCCAACCTCACCAGCTTCATCCCCATCATCCTCGtcgccgactcctcctccgcccgcctccTCGTCAAGGCCGCCTGGGGCAGCGCCCGCATCAACCGCCCCGAGTACTTCCTCTGCGACGCCCGCTCCCGCACCGCCCAGCGCCTCCCCGCCGTGCCCTCCTCCGAGCTCGGCGGCCCCGACGCCTGCCCGCTTGGCGGCCTCGACCTCTGCCCGCGCCGCAGCATCGGCCTCATCGCCGACCCGGACCGCACCGGCCACTTCATGATCGCGCAGCTCCACCCTGCCCCCGCCACCCGCCACGGCTTCATCCTCTTCTACTCCACCGCCACACGCCGCTGGGCCACCAAGCAGCTCGCCTCCGCCCCGGAGCACAAGCGCTGGGGCGCCCACGGCGTCCTCGCCCACGACGGGCTCCTCTGGTGGGTCGACGTCGCCTACGGGATGGTCGTCTGCAACCCCTTCGACGACGCCCCACACCTGCGCCTCGTCCCGCTCCCGGAGGGCTGCGCCCTGCAGGGCGTGGAGGTAGAGCGCAACAACTTCCACGGCTGGCAAAGAACCCGCGAGTTCCTCGACCAGCGCCGCTTCATCAGGCCCAGCGAGGGCAAGCTGCGATACGTCGAGATCCTCGGCTTCAACTAcgacacggccgccgccgccgcggagcccccgAACGACCCCACC GCCGGCCCCAACCCCACCAACACCTGGGAGTTGGAGTACGAGGCGCCCTTCGCCGAGATCTGGGCCCACGACAGCtacgtcgccgccggcctgccgccGGACAAGGTGCCCAACCTCGCCCTCGTCGACCCCGACAACCACGGCGTCGCCTACTTCTTCCACGGCACGCGGCTCTTCGGCTTGGACGTGCGCGCGAGGCGGGTCGTGGCCTGCGACGAATGCGTCATAGACGATGCTCCGATCGACATGGTGGAGGGTGGATACCTATCCTCCCGCTTCGTCGAGGCCTGGGTGCCGCCCGAACCTGGTACGAGTACATACATGATACATACACACACTGGATTCATCATTATTCATGCTCACAGTCTGCTAGATTATTTTCCGATGA ATCTGACTCCTCAGATTTTGCGTTACAACGAGGAAAAGGACCGTAAGGTGATCGACTATGTTGAAGATTGGCTGAGCCACATTGAGTGGACGAACCAGGACGTCGTCGGGTGA
- the LOC120676266 gene encoding cytochrome P450 71A1-like: MAVISLVELLITVIAVVPIILALLLLSSSSSSSRKRDDGRRQPPSPPGLPLLGHLHLLGRLPHRALRSLAASHGPVMLLRLGRVPTVVASSAAAAEEAMKTRDLAFSGRPALLMAQRLLYGGRDVGFAPYGEYWRQARRVCAVHLLGPRRVAYFRRVREQEVAALVARVRHEAAAGGAVNLSDVLICYSKAIISRAAFGDVDYGLDGDEGGEKLRRVFADFQELVLASPMREIAPWLGWVDTVTGLEARTRRTFEALDGLLERVIADHRSRRSGGRQRQDLGDGDVDDHRDFVDVLLDVEEMDKDAGLRLDTDNIKAIIMDIFAAGTDTSSTVLGWAMAELINHPREMRKLQDEVRGAGRVTEDHLVDGMPFLKAVISETMRLHAPAALLIPRETTEDTELLGYHVPARTRVVINAWAIGRDPAAWERAEEFVPERFVDAPVDYSRVGAGQDFRFVPFGAGRRGCPGAGFAAPAMELALANMLYHFDWALVAHGRGRRQGTPSVDVSEVFGLSVRLKAPLILVAKPWSG; the protein is encoded by the exons ATGGCCGTCATCTCACTTGTTGAGCTCCTCATCACAGTAATCGCCGTGGTGCCAATAATCTTGGCGCTCCTCCTCttgtcctcctcgtcctcctcttccaGGAAGCGCGACGATGGCCGCCGGCAGCCTCCGTCGCCGCCCGGCCTGCCGCTCCTCGGCCACCTCCATCTGCTGGGCCGCCTGCCTCACCGGGCGCTCCGGTCGCTCGCCGCGTCGCACGGCCCGGTCATGCTCCTGCGCCTCGGCCGCGTGCCCACCGTCGTGGCGTCCTCGgcggcagccgcggaggaggccATGAAGACCCGCGACCTCGCCTTCTCGGGGCGGCCAGCGCTGCTGATGGCCCAGCGCCTCCTCTACGGCGGCCGCGACGTCGGCTTCGCGCCCTACGGCGAGTACTGGCGCCAGGCGCGCCGCGTGTGCGCGGTCCACCTCCTCGGCCCGCGCCGCGTTGCCTACTTCCGCCGCGTCCGGGAGCAGGAGGTCGCCGCGCTGGTCGCCCGCGTCCgccacgaggcggcggcgggcggcgcggtcaACCTGAGCGACGTCCTCATCTGCTACTCCAAGGCCATCATCTCGCGCGCGGCATTCGGGGACGTGGACTACGggctcgacggcgacgaggGGGGAGAGAAGCTGAGGCGGGTGTTCGCCGACTTCCAGGAGCTGGTCCTGGCGTCGCCGATGCGGGAGATCGCTCCGTGGCTCGGGTGGGTGGACACGGTGACCGGGCTGGAGGCCAGGACGAGGCGCACGTTCGAGGCGCTCGATGGCTTGCTCGAGCGTGTCATCGCGGACCACCGGAGCCGGCGTTCCGGTGGCCGGCAGCGGCAGGATCTCGGTGACGGCGACGTCGACGATCACCGGGATTTCGTGGACGTGCTGCTGGACGTGGAGGAGATGGACAAGGACGCCGGGCTCCGGCTCGACACGGACAACATCAAGGCAATAATTATG GACATATTTGCTGCCGGCACTGACACTTCCTCCACGGTGCTGGGatgggccatggcggagctcatCAACCACCCGCGCGAGATGCGGAAGCTCCAGGACGAGgtccgcggcgccggccgcgtgACGGAGGACCACCTCGTCGACGGGATGCCGTTCCTCAAGGCCGTGATCAGCGAGACCATGAGGCTGCACGCCCCGGCGGCGCTGCTGATACCCCGCGAGACGACGGAGGACACGGAGCTGCTGGGCTACCACGTCCCGGCGCGCACGCGGGTGGTGATCAACGCCTGGGCCATCGGCCGGGACCCGGCGGCGTGGGAGCGCGCGGAGGAGTTCGTGCCGGAGCGGTTCGTCGACGCGCCCGTGGATTACAGCAGGGTGGGGGCGGGGCAGGACTTCCGGTTCGTGCCCTTCGGCGCCGGGAGGAGGGGCTGCCCCGGCGCCGGGTTCGCCGCGCCGGCGATGGAGCTCGCGCTCGCCAACATGCTGTACCACTTCGATTGGGCGCTGGTGGCGCACGGCCGCGGGAGGAGACAGGGGACGCCGTCGGTGGACGTGAGCGAGGTGTTCGGGCTGTCCGTCCGGCTCAAGGCGCCGTTGATCCTCGTCGCCAAACCATGGTCGGGTTAG
- the LOC120676976 gene encoding cytochrome P450 71A1-like: MAASLVALLTVSLVVPLLSLLLLGTKMPPRPQRAYGATRLPPSPPGGLPLLGHLHRLGRLPHRALRSMAASHGPVMLLRLGRAPTALASSAAAAEEALRSRDAAFASRPRMPMADRLVYGSRDISFAAYGEYWRQARRVCVLHLLSQRRTRSFRRVRGQEATALVARVRAAPAGGVVNLSDALISYSKAVVTRAAFGDGDYGLDGDQGGEKLRQVIADLQELIIATPVREIAPWLGWVDTLTGLEAKTRRTFQAIDGLLERIIANHRSRRLGCRHVLADGEADDDHRDFVDVLLDVNEMDTDTGLRLDTDNIKAIITDMFVAGTDTSYTVLEWAMAELLNHPQEMRKLQGEIRAAVGATGDVTEDHLDGMPYLKAVISETLRLHPPAPLLLPRETTEDTELLGYHIPARTQVVINAWAIGRDPASWERAEEFAPERFAGGAAPPMDYAKVGQDLRFLAFGAGRRGCPGAGFAAPSVELALANVLYHFDWALAATHGRRRPPVLDMSEAYGLTVRLKEPLLLVAKPWSGL, translated from the exons ATGGCCGCCTCGCTGGTGGCGCTGCTCACCGTGAGCCTCGTCgtgcctctcctctccctcctgctACTCGGCACCAAGATGCCTCCCCGTCCGCAGCGCGCCTACGGAGCCACAAGGCttcctccgtcgccgccgggcGGTCTGCCGCTCCTCGGCCACCTGCACCGGCTGGGCCGCCTGCCGCACCGGGCGCTCCGGTCCATGGCCGCGTCGCACGGCCCGGTCATGCTCCTGCGCCTCGGCCGCGCGCCCACCGCCTTGgcatcctcggcggcggccgcggaggaggccCTGCGGTCCCGCGACGCGGCCTTCGCCAGCCGGCCCCGGATGCCCATGGCCGACCGCCTCGTCTACGGCTCCCGCGACATCTCCTTCGCCGCCTACGGCGAGTACTGGCGCCAGGCGCGCCGCGTCTGCGTGCTCCACCTCCTCAGCCAGCGCCGCACCCGCTCCTTCCGCCGCGTCCGGGGGCAGGAGGCCACCGCGCTGGTCGCCCgcgtccgcgccgcgccggccggcggcgtggtcaACCTCAGCGACGCCCTCATCTCCTACTCCAAGGCCGTCGTCACGCGCGCCGCGTTCGGCGACGGGGACTACGGGCTCGACGGCGACCAAGGGGGAGAGAAGTTGAGGCAGGTGATCGCGGACCTGCAGGAGCTCATCATCGCGACGCCGGTGCGGGAGATCGCGCCGTGGCTTGGGTGGGTGGACACGTTGACCGGGCTGGAGGCCAAGACCAGGCGCACCTTCCAGGCCATCGATGGCTTGCTCGAGCGAATCATCGCGAACCACCGGAGCCGCCGTCTCGGTTGCCGGCACGTTCTTGCCGACGGCGAGGCCGACGACGACCACCGCGATTTCGTGGACGTGCTGCTGGATGTGAACGAGATGGACACGGACACCGGGCTCCGGCTCGACACGGACAACATCAAGGCAATCATCACG GACATGTTTGTCGCCGGCACTGACACCTCGTACACGGTGCTGGAatgggccatggcggagctcctGAACCACCCACAAGAGATGCGGAAGCTCCAGGGCGAGATCCGCGCCGCTGTCGGCGCCACCGGCGACGTAACGGAGGACCATCTCGACGGCATGCCGTACCTCAAGGCGGTGATCAGCGAGACCCTCCGGCTGCACCctccggcgccgctcctcctgcCCCGCGAGACGACGGAGGACACGGAGCTGCTGGGCTACCACATCCCGGCGCGCACGCAGGTGGTGATCAACGCCTGGGCCATCGGCCGGGACCCGGCGTCGTGGGAGCGCGCGGAGGAGTTCGCGCCGGAGCggttcgccggcggcgccgcgccgcccatggACTACGCCAAGGTGGGGCAGGACCTGCGGTTCCTGGCGTTCGGCGCCGGGAGGCGAGGGTGCCCTGGGGCCGGGTTCGCCGCGCCGTCGGTGGAGCTGGCGCTTGCGAACGTGCTGTATCACTTCGACTGGGCGCTGGCGGCGACGCACGgccggaggaggccgccggtgTTGGACATGAGCGAAGCGTACGGGCTGACCGTGCGGCTCAAGGAACCGCTGCTCCTTGTTGCCAAACCATGGAGTGGCCTGTGA